The Methanomethylovorans hollandica DSM 15978 genome includes a region encoding these proteins:
- a CDS encoding DUF2254 family protein: MGFFDNERYLISALVQSLAATIALVITLSLVAVQLAAQSYSTRVIDVYKKNPDMWILLCIYIAVIFYGLGLLKVIDIGVAGINMEFAIFWVYFLGFFAFICLVPYILKTLDLLKPSTVINLLAEEITKENVLAALKNHEVVAEIDPIQPIIDIINSALEKNEYETVRNVLKAITNSTVSILEESHFEWGEEDEFSRYIVDSIKNIAISAIQKENTNSTLAAIKNLEIIGTKAVENNHEKTAGWTAKVLEKIGINVAETQLEEAVRRTVKALEKMGYEAVCKKLTRSIWSATTALEKIGDKAVENKLRKTVSEIAYSLQNIGTKATENKFEEAIWRTTITLENLGKGIIESELDGIYLVVEAIEIIGTKAAKNRFEIGTLHSKQMLNSLLEKSKEKGRTEISNTIEESIQSIDKIP; this comes from the coding sequence ATGGGTTTCTTCGACAACGAGCGCTACCTTATCAGCGCCCTTGTACAAAGTCTTGCAGCAACCATCGCCCTCGTCATAACTCTAAGCCTCGTGGCAGTACAGCTTGCAGCCCAATCATATTCCACAAGAGTAATTGATGTTTACAAAAAAAACCCTGATATGTGGATCCTCCTCTGCATTTATATTGCTGTAATTTTCTACGGGCTTGGACTGCTGAAGGTAATAGATATTGGTGTTGCAGGCATCAACATGGAATTTGCTATTTTTTGGGTCTATTTCCTGGGATTCTTTGCTTTTATTTGTCTGGTTCCGTATATACTGAAGACATTGGATTTGCTGAAACCTTCAACTGTGATTAATTTGCTGGCAGAAGAGATTACAAAAGAAAACGTGCTGGCAGCTTTGAAAAATCATGAAGTTGTAGCTGAAATAGATCCCATTCAGCCTATCATCGATATAATAAATAGTGCTCTAGAGAAAAATGAATATGAAACAGTAAGAAATGTACTTAAAGCGATTACAAACTCTACAGTGTCCATATTAGAAGAATCTCATTTTGAGTGGGGAGAGGAAGATGAGTTTTCAAGGTATATAGTAGATTCTATCAAAAATATTGCAATTTCGGCAATTCAAAAAGAAAACACAAATTCGACTTTGGCAGCAATCAAGAACCTTGAAATAATTGGAACTAAAGCAGTAGAAAATAATCACGAAAAAACTGCGGGATGGACTGCAAAAGTACTTGAGAAAATAGGAATTAATGTAGCAGAGACACAACTTGAAGAAGCGGTAAGGAGAACTGTCAAAGCACTCGAAAAAATGGGATATGAAGCAGTTTGCAAAAAACTTACAAGATCAATATGGAGTGCTACTACAGCACTCGAAAAAATAGGAGATAAAGCAGTTGAGAATAAACTTAGAAAAACCGTAAGTGAAATTGCTTATTCACTTCAGAATATAGGAACTAAAGCAACAGAGAACAAATTTGAAGAAGCTATATGGAGAACTACAATTACTCTTGAAAATCTAGGAAAAGGAATAATAGAAAGTGAACTTGATGGGATTTATTTAGTAGTAGAAGCCATTGAAATTATAGGAACTAAAGCAGCCAAAAACAGATTTGAAATAGGAACTCTGCATTCAAAACAAATGCTAAATTCACTATTGGAAAAATCTAAAGAAAAAGGAAGGACTGAAATCTCGAATACAATAGAAGAATCCATTCAATCTATTGATAAAATACCTTGA
- a CDS encoding type II toxin-antitoxin system HicB family antitoxin encodes MISKFTAYIEKDVETGCYVAIVPGIPGAHTQAETLDELQVRLKEVIELCLEEMSPEDKESIPEFVGLQQIEVAV; translated from the coding sequence ATGATAAGCAAATTCACTGCATATATAGAGAAAGATGTGGAAACCGGCTGCTATGTTGCTATTGTCCCGGGAATTCCCGGAGCTCATACACAAGCTGAAACACTGGATGAATTGCAGGTTCGGTTAAAAGAAGTGATCGAGCTGTGCCTTGAAGAAATGAGCCCTGAAGATAAAGAATCGATCCCCGAGTTCGTAGGCCTTCAGCAAATTGAGGTTGCTGTATGA
- a CDS encoding type II toxin-antitoxin system HicA family toxin, whose amino-acid sequence MSRLPLVDARTMEKILYNLGFEKVRQKGSHAFYRHADGRTTTIPFHSSKELARPLIRVILNEINLTIEEYGELLKDI is encoded by the coding sequence ATGAGCAGATTGCCATTGGTCGATGCCCGAACAATGGAAAAGATACTGTATAATCTTGGATTTGAAAAGGTCAGACAAAAAGGCAGTCATGCATTTTACAGGCATGCCGATGGTAGAACGACCACAATACCCTTTCATTCAAGCAAAGAACTTGCAAGGCCTCTCATAAGAGTCATTCTGAATGAGATCAACCTCACTATTGAAGAATATGGCGAATTATTGAAGGATATTT